A region from the Drosophila bipectinata strain 14024-0381.07 chromosome 3R, DbipHiC1v2, whole genome shotgun sequence genome encodes:
- the LOC108118560 gene encoding uncharacterized protein, with protein sequence MELSNFSSSKKMSREERRYSVPHGPNTPLPPAASEDLHAWSIYRQNLNSDFTDSALGSSDKSPLPYGNFQLRDTTVQSILNHPRYGPKSPLGSNMYTYLKFGLPRVFPPNAGSQRSHRPGPGPGPGGSSALGGVRGRVNRAFRDSSGAPPGAGSSGYDSSDNETTRSRVPPNLRKYRSESDFRAIGGMPHSRPESRAQLGGGGAGVPAAALRQANSRASIAVGQHHHQMQSQQHQYMGNGKHYGHRSHSEADLLGAGLGQDAGAGLGYDYNEARLYGSSRQYGNGNIHNGRKQSGMGLIYPNIQVHCLDVNPCLRGVSMQAKAGDLFAIMATSQREGSALAECLAGLSERLGGEILINGQQVNRRGLRELCSYVPALEVSSLDPRMSVQCTLNFHAALRGPLDRSDLEERMDVLIEDLGLNTVRASNVSTLTHSEKQRLSVACQLLAQSSLLILDQVTSNMDIFDTFFLVEYLRQWCSGGRIVIMTLQPPTFEILSMCSGVLLLSGGRTVFSGSRADLPRHMGELGYPCPPFKNPADYYLDLVTLDDLSAAAMLESSARIESLANAWDQINSEPPLAAPPASLPNFTLKAGFFGQISALIKRFAGYKQPGSLLTWISKLIAAAVLSLCIGCIFWDVPASDPQLSYHDRLGYHHCVMVLVYWPLVMLTIRDTQEDRRHAERDIRLGLYSRSLYIIVQSLLGLFPSLCIWLAYLLPAHSMAGLYTYSNSSDTGIYLYMGYMLLYLTLIQTLALFCAHLLPCKVSASIVNALITLGLAVVGGYLVHPQNLAKFWTWLQYASPERWLLPVLVQDEYSAETLSNSAGLQLCRNKQVQHQEIIVQQPCPPPNGTQVLVDFELLPQQHILDPMSSYDQTTTMALVLASVVVFFVTFIVFLCNCRGACRKQRSR encoded by the exons ATGGAGCTGAGCAACTTTTCGAGCAGCAAGAAGATGTCACGCGAGGAGCGACGCTACTCGGTGCCACATGGACCCAACACCCCACTGCCACCGGCGGCATCCGAAGATCTGCACGCCTGGTCCATCTACAG GCAAAATCTAAACTCCGACTTCACCGACTCGGCCCTGGGTTCGTCGGACAAGTCACCGCTGCCATATGGAAATTTCCAGCTACGCGATACCACAGTCCAATCCATATTAAATCATCCGCGCTACGGCCCCAA ATCTCCTTTGGGCTCCAATATGTACACATACTTGAAGTTTGGACTGCCACGCGTTTTTCCTCCAAATGCAGGATCACAGCGATCGCATCGTCCCGGTCCAGGCCCCGGTCCTGGTGGCTCCAGTGCCCTGGGCGGAGTCCGGGGCAGGGTCAACCGCGCCTTCCGTGACAGCTCTGGAGCCCCGCCAGGTGCCGGCAGCAGTGGCTACGACAGCAGTGACAACGAGACCACGAGAAGTCGTGTGCCACCGAATCTGCGGAAGTATCGAAGCGAGTCCGACTTCCGTGCCATTGGTGGGATGCCGCATTCGCGTCCCGAGTCACGGGCCCAGCTCGGAGGAGGAGGTGCTGGAGTGCCGGCAGCGGCACTGCGTCAAGCCAACAGCCGAGCCAGCATAGCGGTGGGACAGCACCATCACCAGATGCAGAGTCAGCAGCACCAGTACATGGGCAATGGCAAGCACTACGGGCACAGATCCCACAGCGAGGCGGATCTCCTGGGCGCTGGACTGGGCCAGGATGCCGGAGCTGGTCTGGGCTACGACTATAACGAAGCCAGGCTGTACGGGAGCTCTAGGCAGTATGGCAACGGAAACATCCACAACGGTCGGAAACAGTCGGGCATGGGCCTAATCTATCCGAACATCCAGGTGCACTGCCTAGATGTGAATCCCTGCCTGCGCGGCGTCTCCATGCAGGCCAAGGCCGGCGATCTGTTTGCCATTATGGCCACCTCGCAGAGGGAGGGAAGTGCCCTGGCCGAGTGTCTGGCCGGATTGAGTGAGCGTCTGGGCGGGGAGATCCTCATAAACGGACAGCAGGTGAATCGACGCGGCCTTAGGGAGCTCTGCAGCTATGTGCCGGCTCTGGAGGTCTCCTCTCTGGATCCTCGCATGAGTGTCCAGTGCACCCTAAACTTCCATGCAGCCTTGAGGGGTCCTCTAGATCGCAGCGATCTGGAGGAGCGCATGGATGTCCTCATTGAGGACTTGGGCTTGAATACGGTGCGCGCCTCGAATGTCTCCACACTGACTCACTCGGAGAAGCAGCGCCTGAGCGTGGCCTGTCAACTGTTGGCGCAATCCTCGCTCCTGATCCTGGACCAGGTCACCAGCAATATGGACATCTTCGACACCTTCTTCCTGGTGGAATACCTGCGGCAATGGTGTAGCGGTGGTCGCATAGTGATCATGACTCTGCAGCCGCCTACGTTTGAGATTCTGTCCATGTGCTCCGGCGTGCTGCTGCTCTCCGGCGGACGGACCGTCTTCTCTGGCAGTCGAGCGGACTTGCCACGACACATGGGCGAATTGGGTTACCCATGTCCACCGTTCAAGAATCCGGCGGATTATTACT TGGACTTGGTCACCTTGGACGATCTGTCGGCAGCAGCTATGCTGGAGTCCTCTGCCAGGATCGAGTCTCTAGCCAATGCCTGGGACCAAATCAATTCGGAACCCCCGCTAGCCGCTCCGCCCGCCTCCTTGCCGAACTTCACCCTGAAGGCGGGCTTCTTTGGCCAGATCAGTGCCTTGATCAAGAGATTCGCAGGATACAAGCAGCCAGGATCGTTGCTCACCTGGATCAGCAAGCTAATCGCGGCAGCCGTGCTCTCCCTTTGCATTGGTTGCATCTTCTGGGATGTTCCTGCCTCTGATCCCCAGCTGAGCTACCACGATCGACTGGGCTACCACCACTGCGTCATGGTCCTGGTCTACTGGCCGCTGGTGATGCTCACCATTCGCGACACACAGGAGGATCGAAGGCATGCGGAGCGGGACATAAGGCTGGGTCTTTACTCCAGAAGTCTCTATATTATTGTGCAG AGTCTTCTTGGATTATTCCCTAGCTTGTGCATCTGGCTGGCTTATTTGCTTCCAGCTCACAGCATGGCAGGACTCTATACTTATTCCAATAGCAGTGATACGGGGATCTACTTGTATATGG GCTACATGCTGCTCTACTTGACACTCATCCAGACCCTGGCCCTGTTCTGTGCCCATCTTCTGCCCTGCAAAGTCTCGGCCAGCATTGTGAATGCTCTAATTACTTTGGGCCTGGCCGTCGTGGGCGGCTACCTGGTGCATCCACAGAACCTGGCCAAGTTCTGGACCTGGCTGCAGTATGCTTCGCCAGAGCGTTGGCTTCTGCCCGTCCTGGTTCAGGACGAATACAGTGCCGAGACACTGTCAAACTCCGCAGGATTGCAGCTGTGCCGCAACAAGCAG GTTCAGCACCAGGAGATTATTGTGCAGCAGCCCTGCCCGCCGCCCAACGGCACCCAAGTGCTAGTCGACTTCGAGCTGCTGCCACAGCAGCACATCCTGGATCCCATGTCCAGTTACGATCAGACCACCACAATGGCCCTCGTCCTGGCCTCGGTGGTCGTCTTCTTCGTCACATTCATCGTATTTTTGTGCAATTGTCGCGGTGCCTGTCGCAAACAGCGTAGCCGGTAG
- the LOC108118577 gene encoding ATP-binding cassette sub-family G member 5, with translation MKMIGSDYVLEAHNIFHTTEVDGGGCFNGAGNSALVLKGVNLTVHSGEVMAILGSKGSGKRALLDVISRRADGATRGQVLLNGSPLSKALFQQRCGYVTQSCSFVPGLTVAQTLHYTPTIMSGYLKSSKVRQVLADLALSQVAHKRVEYLNISEARRLAIGIQLVRDPVMLLLDEPTHGLDPLSAYLLISILSNTAKKTGCGILLSLEKPRSDVFPFLDRALFLCLGGVVYSGGTRAMLEYFHGIGFPCPQLENPLMYYLCLSTVDRRSRDRFLESSQQIEALVERFSRETPISDAPLNNMGSGKVPLAYGKPGELKVWVMLYLKLLASTFSCGLVGMKTLFLRLLLLPLAMSMLWAFYINVGDDSHGFFTRNGLILNILGLSYGCGILTTISLFPIWRKKFSQDTPEGLYSGTTLLIAYNSVSIPFSAISAVIASCVVYPLLLDSKYNNGMVFAYLLVALWSSFVLAEQLSITFLLVVKVPFNAAIAVTYVLVICIALASGTVRSFKGLQPWLQDNTKGTHTRYASSLLHSIAFQSRKLNCTPTASVICPKPADFMHERLGLPDPDETIDVAASCAFAVGLAAFNMLLYLFPMPRCVRQKFKD, from the exons ATGAAAATGATCGGAAGCGACTACGTACTGGAAGCCCACAACATTTTCCACACCACCGAG GTGGATGGTGGTGGCTGTTTCAATGGAGCCGGCAACTCGGCCCTGGTGCTCAAAGGTGTCAACCTCACGGTGCACAGTGGCGAAGTTATGGCCATTCTGGGTTCAAAAG GCAGTGGAAAACGAGCTCTTTTGGATGTGATTTCAAGACGCGCTGATGGAGCCACTCGTGGTCAAGTCCTGCTCAATGGATCACCACTCTCCAAGGCCTTGTTCCAACAGCGTTGTGGTTACGTTACTCAGTCCTGCTCCTTTGTTCCAGGCCTGACAGTGGCCCAAACCCTTCACTACACGCCTACGATA ATGAGTGGCTATCTTAAGAGCTCCAAAGTCCGCCAAGTTTTGGCAGATTTAGCCCTCTCACAAGTGGCCCACAAGCGAGTTGAGTATCTGAACATTAGCGAAGCCCGACGTCTGGCTATTGGCATTCAACTGGTCAGAGATCCTG TCATGCTCTTGCTGGATGAGCCCACTCATGGTTTGGACCCTTTGAGCGCCTACCTTCTGATATCAATTCTCTCAAACACCGCCAAGAAAACCGGATGCGGAATTCTGCTTTCGTTGGAGAAACCCCGATCTGATGTATTTCCTTTCCTGGATCGTGCTCTGTTCCTCTGTTTGGGCGGAGTGGTGTACTCTGGTGGCACTCGTGCCATGCTGGAGTACTTCCACGGCATAGGATTCCCCTGTCCCCAGCTGGAGAATCCCCTGATGTACTATCTCTGCCTATCCACTGTGGATCGTCGTAGTAGGGATCGATTCTTGGAGTCAAGCCAGCAGATTGAAGCTCTGGTGGAAAGATTCTCGCGGGAGACACCTATTTCAGATGCCCCATTAAATAATATGGGTTCTGGGAAGGTGCCCCTAGCCTATGGAAAACCAGGCGAGCTCAAGGTCTGGGTGATGCTTTACTT AAAACTTCTAGCTTCCACATTCTCCTGCGGCTTGGTGGGCATGAAGACCCTATTCCTGCGACTACTCCTCCTTCCTTTGGCCATGAGCATGCTCTGGGCTTTCTACATAAATGTGGGA gatGATTCTCATGGTTTCTTCACCAGAAACggattaatattaaatatcttGGGACTGTCTTATGGCTGTGGAATTTTAACAACCATATCACTAT TTCCCATTTGGCGTAAAAAGTTTTCACAGGACACCCCTGAGGGTCTTTATTCTGGCACAACTCTTCTCATTGCCTACAACTCGGTTTCCATACCTTTTTCTGCCATTTCTGCAGTTATAGCCAGCTGTGTGGTTTATCC ACTCCTGTTGGATTCAAAGTATAATAATGGCATGGTTTTCGCCTATTTGTTGGTGGCCCTTTGGTCGAGTTTCGTTCTGGCAGAGCAACTGTCGATTACCTTCCTCCTGGTGGTTAAGGTTCCATTTAATGCTGCCATTGCGGTAACCTACGTCCTCGTGATTTGCATCGCCCTGGCCAGTGGAACAGTGCGCTCCTTCAAGGGACTTCAGCCCTGGTTGCAGGACAATACCAAGGGCACTCATACCCGCTATGCTTCCTCCTTGCTGCACAGCATCGCCTTTCAGTCCCGAAAACTCAATTGTACGCCCACGGCTTCCGTCATTTGTCCCAAACCGGCGGACTTTATGCACGAACGTCTGGGATTACCGGATCCGGAT GAAACCATTGATGTGGCTGCCTCCTGTGCTTTTGCCGTGGGCTTGGCTGCTTTCAACATGCTCCTGTATTTGTTTCCCATGCCACGATGTGTCCGTCAAAAGTTTAAGGACTAG
- the LOC108118576 gene encoding probable serine/threonine-protein kinase nek3 isoform X1, with amino-acid sequence MWSLDYKMIAFLLAITSATLWSNSGSANAQLLDEDDDLAFGRPWPTYSLQNMPKTQFTCHDKILGGYYADPETQCQMFHVCVKLPGVGLLHRRVNPFVQQVQDYRFLCPNTTAFDQELQICANWADVDCDKATSLYDKGDLNDLYRGGDDSKAAHEEEATFHLQRAESGDVRRSKENHKNNINNNRGVDQKSRPRHNYAQAGGSSAVGTSSSSSPNLEITQPTRRPISTYYTPSTLGSTSTTTTTTTTERSYYNHNNNYNTNYNNNYSSNNDDSKQDVDDIFKGSHSSHFFSNRHGGREYDEETPSSSSSRPKPNDLGDYQRKTTPRVTPSTRGPRPSTTTSTMPATTKALKKITLHATFNTDFLDSKVTTPRPSSSITSRFSFGSNDFATQERIQPTTYNPNNGAYKFKTTPPPSFSSSTKVTGKGAQDFDKPRSKPTVAIVRKKLGPQESNYINHNEFADLAKPQPFQAQGQVSKKSNQLEPHYQRHKPQVTRVGAQEPAPFSAPSAKPRSFTSRGSITYKATTERYADGETYYPTTAVTPKAKEAFTPTTFRPTTYKKPYEPSTLLTHRPTAQLVTKKLSSPTSPAATTANPYSNVDEDDGQYHPELYENDFPRNRFKFLRNRSSSSTSTSTTIAPAISSRQPHGFQQAHSHLKSQQQSVYQREREREKEADLSDEDELFKTAQSLNFGAASINKLRADIYKAEKTSQQYNSQYSPQLASSSPQASSTSTTTATTTTTTTTPPASTTRRPTTLRTTSTTTSAPSLAAKKSVKSKKEQQLEKKEKEKPAGKRPPHADEDTSYDYAYYDTD; translated from the exons ATGTGGAGCCTTGATTATAAAATGATTGCCTTTCTTTTGG CAATAACGTCGGCGACACTTTGGAGCAACTCTGGATCCGCTAATGCTCAACTGCTCGACGAGGACGATGACTTGGCCTTCGGCAGACCCTGGCCCACGTACAGCCTGCAGAACATGCCGAAGACACAGTTCACCTGCCACGACAAAATCCTGGGCGGCTACTATGCCGATCCGGAGACCCAATGCCAGATGTTCCACGTGTGCGTCAAGTTGCCCGGAGTGGGG CTGCTACACCGAAGAGTTAATCCATTTGTCCAACAGGTGCAGGACTACCGCTTCCTCTGCCCCAACACGACGGCCTTCGACCAGGAGCTCCAGATTTGCGCCAATTGGGCGGATGTGGACTGCGACAAGGCCACCTCCCTCTACGACAAGGGCGATTTGAACGATCTCTACCGCGGCGGGGATGACAGCAAGGCCGCCCACGAGGAGGAGGCCACCTTCCACCTGCAGCGCGCTGAATCTG GCGATGTGCGTCGCTCTAAGGAGAACCACaaaaacaacatcaacaacaaccgCGGTGTGGATCAAAAGTCACGCCCTCGCCACAATTACGCCCAGGCAGGTGGCAGCTCCGCCGTGGGTACAAGTTCCAGCTCCAGTCCCAATTTGGAGATCACGCAACCCACCAGGCGACCCATTTCCACCTATTATACACCATCAACATTGGGCAGCACCAGCACGACCACGACGACCACAACGACGGAGAGGAGCTAttacaaccacaacaacaactacaatacaaattacaacaacaattacAGCAGCAACAATGACGACTCGAAAC AAGACGTAGATGATATCTTCAAGGGTTCCCACAGCTCGCACTTCTTCTCTAACCGACACGGAGGACGGGAGTACGACGAAGAGACGCCCTCCTCGTCATCGTCACGTCCCAAACCCAATGACTTGGGCGACTATCAGCGCAAGACAACGCCGCGAGTCACGCCCTCGACCCGAGGACCCAGACCCAGCACCACTACCTCCACCATGCCGGCGACCACAAAAGCCCTGAAGAAGATCACTCTTCATGCCACGTTCAACACGGACTTCCTGGACTCGAAGGTCACCACTCCGCGTCCTAGCAGCAGCATAACCAGTCGGTTTAGCTTCGGTTCCAACGACTTTGCCACCCAGGAACGAATTCAACCCACAACCTACAATCCCAACAATGGAGCCTACAAGTTTAAGACGACTCCGCCACCATCCTTCTCCTCCTCCACAAAGGTTACAGGAAAGGGTGCCCAGGACTTTGATAAGCCACGCTCTAAGCCAACAGTGGCGATTGTACGCAAGAAATTGGGGCCACAGGAATCGAACTACATTAATCATAATGAGTTCGCTGACCTGGCTAAGCCGCAACCGTTCCAGGCTCAGGGGCAGGTTTCGAAGAAATCCAACCAATTGGAGCCACACTATCAGAGGCACAAGCCGCAGGTGACCAGGGTGGGTGCCCAGGAGCCGGCACCCTTCTCGGCGCCCAGTGCCAAGCCCAGATCTTTCACGAGTCGCGGTAGTATTACCTACAAGGCCACCACGGAGCGGTATGCGGATGGGGAGACCTACTACCCCACTACTGCAGTCACGCCCAAGGCCAAGGAAGCCTTCACGCCGACCACCTTCCGTCCAACCACCTACAAGAAGCCCTACGAGCCATCAACCCTTCTCACCCACCGACCCACAGCTCAGTTGGTGACCAAGAAGTTATCTTCTCCGACCTCTCCGGCGGCAACCACTGCCAACCCCTACTCCAATGTCGACGAAGACGACGGCCAGTACCACCCAGAGTTGTATGAGAACGACTTCCCCCGCAACCGGTTCAAGTTCTTGAGAAACCGTTCCTCCAGTTCCACCTCAACTTCCACCACCATTGCGCCGGCGATCTCCAGCAGGCAGCCCCATGGTTTCCAGCAGGCTCACAGCCACCTGAAGAGTCAGCAGCAGTCCGTCTACCAGAGAGAGCGCGAGAGGGAGAAGGAGGCGGATCTCTCCGACGAGGATGAGCTCTTCAAGACCGCGCAGTCCTTAAACTTCGGGGCTGCCAGCATCAACAAGCTGAGGGCGGACATCTACAAGGCGGAAAAGACCTCGCAGCAGTATAACTCACAGTACAGTCCCCAGCTGGCGTCATCTAGTCCGCAGGCCAGCAGCACTAGTACTACCACCGCAACCACCACAACTACAACGACAACCCCACCAGCTAGCACCACCAGGCGACCAACGACTCTAAGAACCACCAGCACAACCACTAGTGCTCCCAGTCTGGCGGCCAAGAAGTCCGTGAAGAGCAAAAAGGAGCAGCAGCTGGAGAAGAAGGAAAAGGAGAAGCCAGCCGGAAAGCGGCCACCACATGCGGACGAAGACACCAGCTACGACTACGCCTACTACGACACCGATTGA
- the LOC108118576 gene encoding probable serine/threonine-protein kinase nek3 isoform X2, producing MWSLDYKMIAFLLAITSATLWSNSGSANAQLLDEDDDLAFGRPWPTYSLQNMPKTQFTCHDKILGGYYADPETQCQMFHVCVKLPGVGVQDYRFLCPNTTAFDQELQICANWADVDCDKATSLYDKGDLNDLYRGGDDSKAAHEEEATFHLQRAESGDVRRSKENHKNNINNNRGVDQKSRPRHNYAQAGGSSAVGTSSSSSPNLEITQPTRRPISTYYTPSTLGSTSTTTTTTTTERSYYNHNNNYNTNYNNNYSSNNDDSKQDVDDIFKGSHSSHFFSNRHGGREYDEETPSSSSSRPKPNDLGDYQRKTTPRVTPSTRGPRPSTTTSTMPATTKALKKITLHATFNTDFLDSKVTTPRPSSSITSRFSFGSNDFATQERIQPTTYNPNNGAYKFKTTPPPSFSSSTKVTGKGAQDFDKPRSKPTVAIVRKKLGPQESNYINHNEFADLAKPQPFQAQGQVSKKSNQLEPHYQRHKPQVTRVGAQEPAPFSAPSAKPRSFTSRGSITYKATTERYADGETYYPTTAVTPKAKEAFTPTTFRPTTYKKPYEPSTLLTHRPTAQLVTKKLSSPTSPAATTANPYSNVDEDDGQYHPELYENDFPRNRFKFLRNRSSSSTSTSTTIAPAISSRQPHGFQQAHSHLKSQQQSVYQREREREKEADLSDEDELFKTAQSLNFGAASINKLRADIYKAEKTSQQYNSQYSPQLASSSPQASSTSTTTATTTTTTTTPPASTTRRPTTLRTTSTTTSAPSLAAKKSVKSKKEQQLEKKEKEKPAGKRPPHADEDTSYDYAYYDTD from the exons ATGTGGAGCCTTGATTATAAAATGATTGCCTTTCTTTTGG CAATAACGTCGGCGACACTTTGGAGCAACTCTGGATCCGCTAATGCTCAACTGCTCGACGAGGACGATGACTTGGCCTTCGGCAGACCCTGGCCCACGTACAGCCTGCAGAACATGCCGAAGACACAGTTCACCTGCCACGACAAAATCCTGGGCGGCTACTATGCCGATCCGGAGACCCAATGCCAGATGTTCCACGTGTGCGTCAAGTTGCCCGGAGTGGGG GTGCAGGACTACCGCTTCCTCTGCCCCAACACGACGGCCTTCGACCAGGAGCTCCAGATTTGCGCCAATTGGGCGGATGTGGACTGCGACAAGGCCACCTCCCTCTACGACAAGGGCGATTTGAACGATCTCTACCGCGGCGGGGATGACAGCAAGGCCGCCCACGAGGAGGAGGCCACCTTCCACCTGCAGCGCGCTGAATCTG GCGATGTGCGTCGCTCTAAGGAGAACCACaaaaacaacatcaacaacaaccgCGGTGTGGATCAAAAGTCACGCCCTCGCCACAATTACGCCCAGGCAGGTGGCAGCTCCGCCGTGGGTACAAGTTCCAGCTCCAGTCCCAATTTGGAGATCACGCAACCCACCAGGCGACCCATTTCCACCTATTATACACCATCAACATTGGGCAGCACCAGCACGACCACGACGACCACAACGACGGAGAGGAGCTAttacaaccacaacaacaactacaatacaaattacaacaacaattacAGCAGCAACAATGACGACTCGAAAC AAGACGTAGATGATATCTTCAAGGGTTCCCACAGCTCGCACTTCTTCTCTAACCGACACGGAGGACGGGAGTACGACGAAGAGACGCCCTCCTCGTCATCGTCACGTCCCAAACCCAATGACTTGGGCGACTATCAGCGCAAGACAACGCCGCGAGTCACGCCCTCGACCCGAGGACCCAGACCCAGCACCACTACCTCCACCATGCCGGCGACCACAAAAGCCCTGAAGAAGATCACTCTTCATGCCACGTTCAACACGGACTTCCTGGACTCGAAGGTCACCACTCCGCGTCCTAGCAGCAGCATAACCAGTCGGTTTAGCTTCGGTTCCAACGACTTTGCCACCCAGGAACGAATTCAACCCACAACCTACAATCCCAACAATGGAGCCTACAAGTTTAAGACGACTCCGCCACCATCCTTCTCCTCCTCCACAAAGGTTACAGGAAAGGGTGCCCAGGACTTTGATAAGCCACGCTCTAAGCCAACAGTGGCGATTGTACGCAAGAAATTGGGGCCACAGGAATCGAACTACATTAATCATAATGAGTTCGCTGACCTGGCTAAGCCGCAACCGTTCCAGGCTCAGGGGCAGGTTTCGAAGAAATCCAACCAATTGGAGCCACACTATCAGAGGCACAAGCCGCAGGTGACCAGGGTGGGTGCCCAGGAGCCGGCACCCTTCTCGGCGCCCAGTGCCAAGCCCAGATCTTTCACGAGTCGCGGTAGTATTACCTACAAGGCCACCACGGAGCGGTATGCGGATGGGGAGACCTACTACCCCACTACTGCAGTCACGCCCAAGGCCAAGGAAGCCTTCACGCCGACCACCTTCCGTCCAACCACCTACAAGAAGCCCTACGAGCCATCAACCCTTCTCACCCACCGACCCACAGCTCAGTTGGTGACCAAGAAGTTATCTTCTCCGACCTCTCCGGCGGCAACCACTGCCAACCCCTACTCCAATGTCGACGAAGACGACGGCCAGTACCACCCAGAGTTGTATGAGAACGACTTCCCCCGCAACCGGTTCAAGTTCTTGAGAAACCGTTCCTCCAGTTCCACCTCAACTTCCACCACCATTGCGCCGGCGATCTCCAGCAGGCAGCCCCATGGTTTCCAGCAGGCTCACAGCCACCTGAAGAGTCAGCAGCAGTCCGTCTACCAGAGAGAGCGCGAGAGGGAGAAGGAGGCGGATCTCTCCGACGAGGATGAGCTCTTCAAGACCGCGCAGTCCTTAAACTTCGGGGCTGCCAGCATCAACAAGCTGAGGGCGGACATCTACAAGGCGGAAAAGACCTCGCAGCAGTATAACTCACAGTACAGTCCCCAGCTGGCGTCATCTAGTCCGCAGGCCAGCAGCACTAGTACTACCACCGCAACCACCACAACTACAACGACAACCCCACCAGCTAGCACCACCAGGCGACCAACGACTCTAAGAACCACCAGCACAACCACTAGTGCTCCCAGTCTGGCGGCCAAGAAGTCCGTGAAGAGCAAAAAGGAGCAGCAGCTGGAGAAGAAGGAAAAGGAGAAGCCAGCCGGAAAGCGGCCACCACATGCGGACGAAGACACCAGCTACGACTACGCCTACTACGACACCGATTGA